In one Cercospora beticola chromosome 1, complete sequence genomic region, the following are encoded:
- a CDS encoding uncharacterized protein (CAZy:GH154): MSTTHLVAESNQPFPSHRFSQNAFKTREDVIEACKALLDPLEAGFSKERALVRVGGTGTKFDETAAQIEGFARPLWGLSSLLASGDPYPNHALWLQGLISGTDPSSPEFWGHMQDLDQRMVESCPIGFTLAIAGSKFWTPLTDAQKRNVENWIGSMNDKEMPNTNWLWFRVFANLGLKANGSEAYNMERIRADVEHLDTFHRGGGWNNDGPGEWYTQMDYYSGSFAIQLLQLLYSKLARDFDAERCELYRHRAREFALDFVHYQDPISGHSIPFGRSLTYRFATIAFWSAFAFADVEPPEPLSWGIIKGLILRNLRWWSQFPHIFQPNGMLNIGYTYPNYYLAENYNSPGSPYWCMLAFLCLAVPKEHLFWSSDEEAHPLHPQNGSSLIPSIKALQQPKHILINSGSHTYLLSSGQKCHYPLKSTQAKYGHFAYSASFGYSVPTGSHTLEQFVPESALAFCDEPEGELWKLRRDVEDATILKVPIKIPGSEQVNEIPVLRSVSRPWKDVKVTTWLIPPTSPEYANWHIRVHRVETGRWLQSAEGGFAIKGTNEVDGRFLLPFAEDTSTAAMAYQGGTQTTPNSALIVSPRAGVSGVVELLSSSSRSGKVIEPDANSNLIEARTLLPTLHQDLEPESVTIFATGVFAIPGQNLENWQGGDWKAAWEKRPVVPEEILDEARKGL; this comes from the exons ATGTCGACCACGCACCTTGTTGCAGAAAGCAATCAACCTTTCCCTTCTCATCGATTTTCGCAGAATGCTTTCAAGACGAGAGAAGATGTCATTGAAGCGTGTAAAGCACTTCTCGATCCGCTAGAAGCCGGCTTTTCGAAAGAGAGGGCTTTGGTCAGAGTTGGTGGAACGGGAACGAAAT TTGACGAGACCGCTGCCCAAATCGAAGGCTTCGCTCGGCCACTCTGGGGTCTCTCCTCTCTCCTCGCCAGCGGTGACCCTTACCCAAACCATGCTCTCTGGCTCCAAGGCCTCATCTCTGGCACCGATCCTTCCTCGCCAGAATTCTGGGGCCACATGCAAGATCTCGATCAACGAATGGTAGAGTCTTGTCCTATTGGCTTCACGCTCGCCATTGCAGGCTCGAAATTCTGGACTCCTTTGACAGATGCCCAGAAACGAAATGTCGAAAACTGGATCGGGAGCATGAATGACAAGGAGATGCCAAATACGAATTGGCTCTGGTTCCGCGTGTTTGCGAATCTAGGATTGAAAGCCAATGGAAGTGAAGCATACAACATGGAACGCATTCGAGCTGATGTCGAACATCTTGATACGTTCCATCGAGGCGGAGGGTGGAATAATGATGGGCCTGGAGAGTGGTATACACAGATGGATTACTATTCGGGCTCGTTTGCGATTCAGTTGCTGCAACTGCTATATTCGAAATTGGCAAGAGACTTCGATGCCGAAAGGTGTGAGCTTTACCGACATCGAGCGAGGGAATTCGCGCTGGATTTCGTGCATTATCAGGATCCGATATCTGGACATTCGATTCCGTTTGGAAGAAGTTTGACCTATCGATTCGCGACCATTGCGTTTTGGTCTGCGTTTGCGTTTGCAGATGTTGAACCGCCGGAGCCGTTGAGTTGGGGGATCATCAAGGGACTGATCTTGAGAAATCTACGCTGGTGGAGTCAGTTCCCTCACATTTTCCAGCCAAACGGCATGCTGAATATCGGTTACACGTACCCGAACTACTACCTCGCGGAAAACTACAACTCTCCAGGCTCGCCTTACTGGTGTATGCTCGCATTCCTCTGCCTCGCAGTCCCGAAAGAACATCTTTTCTGGTCtagcgacgaagaagcccaTCCATTACATCCACAGAATGGGTCTTCTTTGATCCCCTCAATCAAAGCTTTACAACAACCCAAAcacatcctcatcaacagCGGCTCGCACACAtacctcctctcctccggcCAAAAGTGTCACTACCCACTCAAATCCACTCAAGCCAAATACGGCCACTTCGCATACTCGGCTTCATTTGGCTACTCTGTCCCTACAGGCTCACATACCCTCGAACAATTCGTTCCCGAAAGCGCATTGGCCTTTTGCGATGAGCCAGAGGGAGAATTGTGGAAATTGAGACGGGATGTTGAAGATGCAACGATCCTCAAAGTCCCCATCAAAATCCCCGGAAGCGAACAAGTTAACGAAATTCCAGTCCTAAGATCTGTCTCGCGACCCTGGAAAGACGTCAAAGTCACCACCTGGCTCATTCCTCCCACAAGCCCAGAATACGCAAACTGGCACATCCGCGTTCATCGTGTCGAAACGGGGAGATGGCTACAGTCCGCCGAAGGAGGTTTCGCGATCAAGGGAACGAATGAGGTTGATGGAAGATTCCTTTTACCTTTTGCGGAGGATACCtcaacagcagcgatggcgtATCAAGGTGGAACTCAAACGACTCCAAATTCTGCCCTTATTGTATCTCCTCGTGCTGGCGTTTCTGGTGTTGTGGAACTCCTTAGTTCATCTTCTCGATCAGGCAAAGTCATCGAACCTGATGCTAATAGTAACCTCATTGAAGCGAGGACGCTTTTGCCGACTTTACATCAGGATTTAGAGCCTGAGTCGGTGACGATCTTCGCTACTGGGGTGTTTGCGATTCCAGGACAGAATTTGGAGAATTGGCAAGGAGGAGACTGGAAAGCTGCGTGGGAGAAGAGACCTGTGGTGCCTGAGGAGATTTTGGATGAGGCGCGGAAGGGGTTGTGA
- a CDS encoding uncharacterized protein (BUSCO:EOG092653SU) — MPIIATPANDEDIPRLFEIACLAFARNEHVWDIMWPEHWTPEGRAAGAARMLETKQTTSSTTYLKAVDTETNEIVGMAKWNLWENHKVTSSDPKKEWYFNDDKEWRYAKGIMESFLQERNKAIEERNGTLVSLDILTVDPRWQRRGVGEVLVKWGIEEADRRGVDAVVESSPFGRRLYEKNGFVWQRDVVVGVEGEEWEGRPKGGFACGKGTPRRKVKKVNRTGGGDDKKLQAALKKMNVQPIPAIEEVNMFKQDGNVIHFSAPKVHASVPSNTFAIYGNGEDKELTELVPGILNQLGPDSLASLRKLAESYQSMQKSAEGEDKKDDDDDEIPDLVEGENFESKNDVE, encoded by the exons ATGcccatcatcgccactcCCGCAAACGATGAAGACATCCCCCGTCTCTTCGAAATCGCCTGCCTGGCTTTCGCTCGCAACGAACATGTCTGGGATATCATGTGGCCTGAACACTGGACGCCTGAGGGACGAGCCGCTGGCGCAGCGCGGATGCTCGAAACGAAACAAACTACGTCTTCGACGACTTATTTGAAAGCTGTCGATACCGAGACGAATGAGATTGTCGGAATGGCGAAATGGAATTTGTGGGAGAATCATAAAGTCACTTCATCAGATCCGAAGAAGGAATGGTACTTCAACGATGACAAAGAATGGAGATACGCGAAGGGAATTATGGAGAGTTTTTTGCAGGAACGGAATAAGGCTATTGAGGAGAGGAATGGGACGTTGGTGAGTTTGGATATTTTGACTGTGGATCCGAGGTGGCAGAGAAGAGGCGTTGGCGAGGTATTGGTGAAGTGGGGGATTGAAGAGGCGGATCGAAGGGGTGTTGATGCGGTTGTGGAGAGTTCGCCGTTTGGGAGGAGGTTGTATGAGAAGAATGGGTTTGTTTGGCAGAGGGATGTTGTTGTGGGGGTGGAGGGGGAGGAGTGGGAGGGAAGGCCCAAGGGGGGGTTTGCGTG TGGCAAGGGAACTCCGCGAAGAAAGGTCAAGAAGGTCAACAGGAccggcggcggtgatgacAAGAAGCTCCAGGCTGCTCTCAAGAAGATGAACGTGCAGCCAATCCCAGCCATTGAGGAGGTGAACATGTTCAAGCAGGACGGCAACGTCATCCACTTCTCTGCACCAAAGG TCCACGCCTCCGTCCCATCCAACACCTTCGCCATCTACGGCAACGGAGAGGACAAGGAGCTCACCGAGCTCGTCCCAGGTATCCTCAACCAGCTCGGCCCAGACTCATTAGCCTCTCTCCGAAAGCTGGCCGAGAGCTACCAGAGCATGCAGAAGAGCGCCGAAGGCGAGGACAAgaaagacgatgacgacgatgagataCCGGATCTCGTCGAGGGCGAGAACTTTGAGAGCAAGAACGACGTCGAGTAA